DNA sequence from the Limibacillus sp. genome:
TCAGCGCGCCTCCGGGCTTTTCTGGACCGTGCGGATGTAGAACAGCAGCGCGGTCATCACGATGGCCAGAAGCGTGATGGAAAGCGCGGCGCCCAGGGGCCAGTTACGCCCGGCGCCGAACTGCAATTCGATCAGGTTGCCCAGCATCATCTTCTTGCCGCCGCCCAGGACGCGCGGCGTCACGAAGGCGCCCAGCGCCGGGACGAAGACCAGGATCGACCCGGCGATCAGGCCCGGCTTGACCAGTGGGATGATGACCCGCTTCAAGACCTGGATGCGGGTCGCATAGAGGTCGTAGGCCGCCTCCACCAGCCGGAAATCCAGCCGTTCCATCGAGGCGTAGAGCGGCAGCACCATCAGCGGCAGGTAGACATAGGTCATGCCGACCATGATGGCGAAGTCTGTGTAGAGCATCTGGATCGGCTCATCGATCACGCCCAGCCAGGTGAGCCCGGTGTTGATGAAGCCCTGATTGCGGATCACCTCCATGATCGCGAAGGTGCGGATCAGGAGGTTGGTCCAGAAAGGGATGGTGATCAGGAAAAGCCAAACGTTGCGCGACTTCGGCGG
Encoded proteins:
- a CDS encoding ABC transporter permease produces the protein MAEQAAPLSAPESEGMVEEAERRKVRRNWLLCAPALAVLIFAASGPLFVVLIYSFLEPGEYSGVVWNLSGEAWFKVFFQRDIFDGTVSMADAHLSILWRSVWLSFLTTVATVLFGFPTAYFIATRPPKSRNVWLFLITIPFWTNLLIRTFAIMEVIRNQGFINTGLTWLGVIDEPIQMLYTDFAIMVGMTYVYLPLMVLPLYASMERLDFRLVEAAYDLYATRIQVLKRVIIPLVKPGLIAGSILVFVPALGAFVTPRVLGGGKKMMLGNLIELQFGAGRNWPLGAALSITLLAIVMTALLFYIRTVQKSPEAR